Genomic DNA from Shouchella patagoniensis:
TTACACATATTCAAAAATTAAGTCTGCGTTTTTACTCCAATCGTAAAGTTGGAGAAATTATTTCTCGTGTAATTCATGATGTGGAACAAACTAAAAACTTTGTTATTACGGGTTTAATGAATGTATGGCTTGATTTTGCTACAATTATTATTGCAATCATTATTATGTTGAATTTGAATGTGTGGTTAACACTTGTAGCCATTTCCATGTTTCCTTTTTATGGTTTTTCGATTAAATATTTTTATCAACAATTGCGTAATTTAACCCGAGTCCGCTCTCAGGCGCTTGCTGATGTACAAGGTCACTTACATGAACGTGTTCAAGGGATGAATGTTATCCGTAGTTTTGCGAATGAGGATTATGAGCAAGAGCAGTTCGCGAGTAGAAACCGTACTTTTCTATCGAAGGCGCTGGATCATACGAAGTGGAATGCAAAAACATTTGCAGTTGTGAATACAGTTACGGATATTGCTCCTTTGTTAGTTTTGTTCGTTTCAGCTATTTTTGTCTTGCAAAACAATTTGGAAATAGGGGTTATGAGTGCTTTTGTTCTTTATATGGAGCGTCTTTACGGGCCATTACGTCGTCTAGTTAATTCATCGACTACCTTAACCCAATCAATTGCCTCGATGGATCGTGTGTTTGAATTTATCGATGAAAAGTATGATATTACCGATAAGGAAGGCGCGCAAGAGGTGAAACATGTTGATGGAAAGATGACTTTTGATTGCGTCTCATTCTCTTATGGAGCAAATCAACCAATATTAGAAGATATTCGGCTTGATATACCGGCTGGACAAACAGTTGCGTTAGTCGGGATGAGTGGTGGTGGTAAAAGCACACTCGTTAGTTTAATCCCCCGTTTCTATGATGTAACGGGTGGACGTATATTGCTTGATGGAAAAGATATACGAGATCTAAATGTAAGGAGTTTACGAGACAAGATTGGAATGGTGTTACAGGATAATATCCTCTTTAGTGATAGTGTGAAGATGAATATAAAAATTGGTAATCCTAACGCTACCGATGAAGAAGTAATTGAGGCAGCGCAAGCGGCCAATGCCCATGATTTTATTTTAAACCTTGAACATGGATATGATACTGAAGTGGGAGAGAGGGGAGTT
This window encodes:
- a CDS encoding ABC transporter ATP-binding protein, which produces MKTIRRYMVFVKPYRKEIIGTILIGMLKFGIPLLFPLAMMYIIDDILLNDAMAMDEQYSQLYWIIGGMALLFIVLRPPIEYYRQYFAQWIGNKVLFDIRDHLFTHIQKLSLRFYSNRKVGEIISRVIHDVEQTKNFVITGLMNVWLDFATIIIAIIIMLNLNVWLTLVAISMFPFYGFSIKYFYQQLRNLTRVRSQALADVQGHLHERVQGMNVIRSFANEDYEQEQFASRNRTFLSKALDHTKWNAKTFAVVNTVTDIAPLLVLFVSAIFVLQNNLEIGVMSAFVLYMERLYGPLRRLVNSSTTLTQSIASMDRVFEFIDEKYDITDKEGAQEVKHVDGKMTFDCVSFSYGANQPILEDIRLDIPAGQTVALVGMSGGGKSTLVSLIPRFYDVTGGRILLDGKDIRDLNVRSLRDKIGMVLQDNILFSDSVKMNIKIGNPNATDEEVIEAAQAANAHDFILNLEHGYDTEVGERGVKLSGGQKQRIAIARVFLKNPPVLVFDEATSALDLESEHFIQEALEKLAHNRTTFIVAHRLSTITNADNIVVIEEGRVKEQGTHEELMKKKGAYYKLYSVQEV